The following proteins come from a genomic window of Phacochoerus africanus isolate WHEZ1 chromosome 9, ROS_Pafr_v1, whole genome shotgun sequence:
- the BEGAIN gene encoding brain-enriched guanylate kinase-associated protein isoform X3 yields MALQRINQELEDKLYRMGQHYEEEKRALSHEIVALNSHLLEAKVTIDKLSEDNELYRKDCDLAAQLLQCSQTYGRVHKVSELPSEFQERMNLSMDKPSCSLPSPLCRPAYADSVPACVMAKVLEKPDQASLSSRLSDASASDLGFRDGLEKPGSRPPYKGDLYCSDTALYCPEERRHDRRPSVDGPVADVGFLQAQNSTDSTADEEEEAEAAAYPASYRHEAFPGYAASLPTSSSYSSFSATSEEKEHAQASTLTASQQAIYLNSRDELFGRKPPAAYESSPRYAAAAAAAAAAVAAPLEAAVAPGYPRTVSPYPAEPFRFPAPAVSPGPQQALMPPNLWNLRAKPGSARLVGEDARGQWRPLSVEDIGAYPFQAAAAAAAAAAAAAAAAGAAGRASPCNFNDRYFGGGAGGSGDKAEGRASPLYASYKADSFSEGDDLAQGHLAEPRFLRVAGELSLSPGRAADPLPSYAASEGDRERLGVQLCGASGSPEPEHSPRSSRDSLEPSSMEASPEMHPSARLSPQPAFPRAGGSGLSRKDSLTKAQLYGTLLN; encoded by the exons GAGCTGTATCGAAAGGACTGTGATCTGGCggcccagctgctgcagtgcagCCAGACCTATGGCAGAGTCCACAAGGTGTCCGAG CTGCCCTCTGAGTTCCAGGAGCGCATGAACCTGAGCATGGACAAGCCCAGCTGCAGCCTGCCCTCCCCGCTCTGCCGCCCGGCCTACGCCGACAGCGTCCCGGCCTGCGTCATGGCCAAGGTGCTGGAGAAGCCCGACCAGGCCAGCCTGTCCTCCCGCCTGTCGGATGCCTCGGCCAGTGACCTGGGCTTCCGCGACGGGCTGGAGAAGCCGGGCTCCCGGCCCCCCTACAAGGGGGACCTCTACTGCAGCGACACGGCGCTCTACTGCCCGGAGGAGCGGCGGCATGACCGGCGGCCCAGCGTGGATGGGCCCGTGGCCGATGTGGGCTTCCTGCAGGCCCAGAATTCCACCGACAGCACGGccgatgaggaggaggaggccgaGGCGGCTGCCTACCCTGCGAGCTACCGGCACGAGGCCTTCCCGGGCTACGCGGCCTCGCTGCCCACGTCCAGCTCCTACTCGAGCTTCAGCGCCACCTCGGAGGAGAAGGAGCACGCCCAGGCCAGCACGCTCACGGCCTCGCAGCAGGCCATCTACCTGAATAGCCGCGATGAGCTGTTCGGCCGCAAGCCGCCCGCGGCCTACGAGAGCAGCCCGCGCtatgccgccgccgccgccgcggccgccgccgcggTGGCCGCCCCGCTCGAGGCCGCGGTAGCCCCGGGGTACCCTCGGACTGTGTCCCCGTACCCGGCCGAGCCCTTCCGCTTTCCGGCGCCCGCGGTCTCCCCAGGGCCCCAGCAGGCCCTGATGCCCCCTAATCTGTGGAACCTGCGGGCCAAGCCGGGGTCAGCCCGGCTGGTCGGGGAGGATGCGCGCGGCCAGTGGCGGCCCCTGAGCGTGGAGGACATCGGCGCCTACCCCTTccaggccgccgccgccgccgctgcagcCGCTGCTGCAGCGGCCGCTGCCGCTGGCGCCGCTGGCCGCGCCTCGCCCTGCAACTTCAATGATCGTTATttcgggggcggggcgggaggctCCGGGGATAAGGCCGAGGGCCGCGCCAGCCCCCTCTATGCCAGCTACAAGGCTGACAGCTTCTCGGAGGGCGATGACCTCGCCCAGGGCCACCTGGCCGAGCCCCGCTTCCTCCGGGTGGCCGGCGAGCTGAGTCTCAGCCCTGGGCGCGCGGCCGACCCCCTGCCCAGCTATGCGGCCAGCGAGGGGGATCGGGAGAGGCTCGGGGTGCAGCTGTGCGGGGCGAGTGGCAGCCCCGAGCCCGAGCACAGCCCCCGTAGCTCCAGGGATTCCCTGGAGCCCAGCTCCATGGAGGCTTCCCCGGAGATGCACCCCTCCGCCCGCCTCAGCCCCCAGCCGGCCTTCCCTCGGGCTGGCGGCTCGGGGCTCAGCCGCAAGGACAGTCTCACTAAAGCCCAGCTCTATGGGACCCTGCTCAACTGA